GAAATTAAATGGTGCGAACAAGCTATACAAGAAGCTTACGATGCTGGTTATTTAGGTGAAAATATAATGGGCTCTGGATTCACACATCATATGGATGTCTATTCTGGAGCAGGGGCATATATTTGTGGTGAAGAAACTGGATTAATTTCATCGTTAGAAGGTAAAAAAGGGCAGCCTAAATTAAAACCACCATTTCCTGCTGTAAAAGGTTATTTAGGAAAACCAACAGTTGTAAATAACGTTGAATCTCTTGCTGTAGTTCCATGGATCATAAATCACGGTGCTGAAGCGTATAAAAAATTTGGAACTGAAAAATCACCCGGAACAAAGTTATTTAACGTTAGTGGTCCTATTGCGCGCCCAGGTTGTTACGAAATCCCCTTAGGTTATCCACTTATGCGTTTTCTAAATGAAGATTGTGGAGGACTTATCCAGGGTAAGAAATTGAAAGCAGTGATCCCAGGAGGATCATCTGCACCTGTTCTTACTGCAAAGGAATGCGAATCTGTTACTTTAGATTATGAATCAATTGCCGCTGCAGGATCAATGCTTGGATCTGGCGCTATAATTGTTATTCCTGAAGATGTTCGTATGCCTGATGTACTTGAAAATTTAATGGACTTTTATTCTCATGAATCCTGTGGGCAATGTACTCCTTGTCGTGAAGGAACAGGTTGGTTGTATAAAATGTCCAAACATATTTTGAAAGGGAATGCTTCTAAAGCAGATTTCCAAAGAATTAATACTGTTGCAAATAATATGCGAGGTAAAACTATTTGTGTTCTTTCAGATGCGGCTGCGGATCCTGCGAGAGCTATCATTGCAAAATTTGCGCATGAATTTGAACCATATTTAAAAGGATAATTATAATGTCAGAAACTGTTACGTTAACAATTGATGGCAAAGAAATTACTGTCCCAAAAGGAACTTCGGTTATTGAAGCCACCGAATTATTAGGAATTGAAGTTCCTAGATTTTGTTGGCACCCAGGTCTTTCTGTTGCAGGTGTTTGCCGTTTTTGTATGGTTAAAATTGAAGGCATGCCTAAGTTGCAAATTGCTTGTAACACGACTTGCACTGAAGGAATGAAAGTTACGACAACAAGTGATGATGTAAAAGATGCTCATAAGTGGGCGCTTGAATTTCATTTAATCAATCATCCTCTTGATTGCCCAATCTGTGATCAAGCGGGCGAATGCGAATTGCAAAATTATTATATGAAAGTTGGAAAGTACTCATCACAAATGGATGAAGATAAAGTACTTAAACCAAAAGCACTCGACGTTGGTGACAACCTTGTTTTAGATACAGAACGTTGTATTTTATGTTCACGTTGTGTTCGATTTGAAGATGAAGTAACAAAAACAAGTTCTTTGGGTATTTTTAATCGTGGTGATCATTCTGTAATTGGAACATTTCCAAATAGAAAAATACAACATAACTATAGCTATAATATTGTTGATATATGTCCAGTGGGTGCCTTTACAGCAAAAGATTTTCGCTTTAAGTGCCGTGTCTGGTTTTTAAGTGAAACGAAAACAATATGTCCAGGTTGTTCAACCGGCTGTAACGTTACTTTGTTTCAAAATAAAAATCAAAGACAATATTATCGATTAAAGCCAAGAAAAAATAAAGAAGTTAATGGGCATTGGATGTGTGATTATGGCCGTACAATGTATGAACATTTAAATGCTGAAGAAAGATTAGCTGTTCCGTTAGCTGGTGGAAAATCACTATCATGGTCAGATGTTAATAAAAAGCTTACTGAAAAACTTGCAACCTATAAAGGTAAGTCTGAAAAAGTAGCTTTAGTATTAACTCCTCAATATACAAATGAAGAGTATCAAGTCATTCTTGAAACGTTAAAAAATGTTATTGGAGTGCAATTCAAAACATTTATATGGCGTGATCCTAGCGAGAAACTAAACGACTTTGATGGTATCTTGTTTCGTGGTGATAAAAACCCTAATACCGCAGGTCTAAAGCAGGTATTAGAAAATCAAAGTATAAGTGCTGTTTCATTAGGTGATAGTTTCGCTCCTCTGGCTGAACAACATGCGGAAGTTGTTTTTGTTTTTGGTCCAGAAATGGAGAAGTCTTATACGCAATATGCAAATGAAATAAATCGTTTTGCTGAATTACCAAATGTTATTTATTTTGGCTCTTCTAAAAATCCAGCAACTAAAAAGTTTTCTTTAGTTATACCGACAAAAGTTTTTGCTGAAAAAAATGGAACGTTTGTTAATTACAATGGAATCAACCAAAAATTAAAAGCAAACCCACCTGTATTTCCAGCAATGTTAGGTATTGAAGATATTTTTTCTGCAATAAAAATTTAAGAGGCAAAAGAGTATGGGATATATAAATGTATCGAAAGATCCGCAGAAGAGTTTAAAAAATGGTTATTTAACAACAACGTTACTTGGATTGGGTCAAACTATATCAACTTTTGCTAAGCAACTCTTAAAACTTGAAGAGTCTGTTACTGTACAGTGGCCTGAAGTCGAATATAAATATTCTGAACGTTTTAAAGGCGCACATTTTTTAACAAAACGTCCTAATGGGGAAGTGCGTTGTACTGCTTGCTTTTTGTGTGCAACAAATTGTCCCGCACAATGCATTACAATTGTTGCTGGTCAAGCAAAAGACAATGGGATTGAAAAATATCCAGTTCGTTTTGAAATAGATATATTGCGTTGTGTATTTTGTGGTTATTGCGAAGAAGCTTGTCCTGTCGATGCGATACGCTTAGGATCTGAATACTCAATGGCTGGAATGCCTGAACAAAAATGGGTTTATACTAAAGATTATCTACTTAATAGACCAGAAAATAAAAAACGCTTAGGAGATAAGCAGATTTCTCGTAAAGAAGAAAATACAAAAGATGAATCTGTAAAAAGTCAGTTACCTAATATTCATCGCGCACACTCTTCTCACCATTAATTAGCGTATAAAATTTTCCATATTTACAATAATTTAAAAAAAATATTAAATTATTATTTTTATTTACTTGAAAGTTAAAATTTATAAAGTATAAGTATTTTTATGTTTATTAAACAATAAACATAAATTATTTAAATCTATATAGGAAATAAAATAAATGAAAAAAATTAACTTAATTGCAATGCTGTCACTTTTTGCTGTTTCTTGTTCTACTAAATCTAATGAATTTCAAGCTGAAAAAGAAAAAAATGTTTTAGCTGTGAGTGATATCCATTATAATCCATTTTCTCTTTGTGATGCTGAAAAAGCTGATAATAAATTGAGTACAAGTGAGAGTAAATGTAACGCACTAATGAAAGAATTAAATTCTGCTGAAGTTAAAGATTGGGATAAAGTTTTTGCAAAATATTTAACTTCAGAAAAAGTGTCTACAATAAATTCAAATACAAACTTCGGCTTATATCAAAAATTTTTGACACAATTAGAAACAGTAGCAAAATCAGAAAATATTGATTTTGTAGTTATTTTGGGAGATTTCTTAACTCATGGTTTCCATCAAAAGTTAAATGACTATGCTAAATTAACGCAACAAAATGAAGTAGAGTCATTTATTAAAAAAACATTTGAATACATTAGTATAACAGTGAATGCAAAACTGCCAAAAGATGTTGAAGTGTTTCCTGTAATTGGAAATAATGATTCCTATAAAGCAAACTATAATTTTGATAATCCTAAAAGTTCTAATTTTTATAAAGATTTGTCAGTTATTTGGGGAAGCAATGCTAAGCAATTAACTAAATCAAAAACTTTTGTTACTGAAGGTGGCTATTATACTATAAATCTAGCAGATAAAAAATTATCTATCGTTGCTTTAAATACCAATATGTTATCCAATAAAGCACAATCAGTAGATGGTTCTGACATTGACTCCAGTGCCAAAAATCAATTGAATTGGTTTAGTGATTTATTTAAAGCTGCAGAAAAAACAAATAACAATGAAAATAAAGATAATAAAGATGAATTCCGTATTCCTGCGGAAAATAAAGTTTTAGTCATCTCCCATATTCCAAATGGAATTGATGGTTATGCTTCATCTGTGTCTAAAGATGGTTCAGCTGTACCATTTTGGAAGAGTGAAGTACATTCTAATTCTTATTTAAATATTCTTAAAACAAATTCACAAAGAATTTCAGGTATATTGGTAGGCCATACACATCATGATGGATTCCAAATGATTGATGCTTCAAAAAGTCTTTCATCCTCATCTGTACCTTCATTAACTTCACTAAGAAATAATCCAGGGTTTAAAATTTTTAAACTTAACAAGGAAAATACTTTGATTGATTCAAAAGTTCATTCTTATGATTTAAATGAACAAAAATGGGACGAAAATCCAAAATCTTTTTCTGAGTTACATAC
The Pigmentibacter ruber genome window above contains:
- the nuoF gene encoding NADH-quinone oxidoreductase subunit NuoF gives rise to the protein MPVITNEYQGRKPDEYRILLGLEGHPDSRSIKTYKEKADGYKALEKVLKGGMSSEDVINTVKASGLRGRGGAGFPTGLKWSFVPKGPGEKYLITNFDEGEPGTYKDCYIAEVTPHSLVEGKIIASYAIGAQKSYIYVRGEFYNEIKWCEQAIQEAYDAGYLGENIMGSGFTHHMDVYSGAGAYICGEETGLISSLEGKKGQPKLKPPFPAVKGYLGKPTVVNNVESLAVVPWIINHGAEAYKKFGTEKSPGTKLFNVSGPIARPGCYEIPLGYPLMRFLNEDCGGLIQGKKLKAVIPGGSSAPVLTAKECESVTLDYESIAAAGSMLGSGAIIVIPEDVRMPDVLENLMDFYSHESCGQCTPCREGTGWLYKMSKHILKGNASKADFQRINTVANNMRGKTICVLSDAAADPARAIIAKFAHEFEPYLKG
- a CDS encoding 2Fe-2S iron-sulfur cluster-binding protein, with the protein product MSETVTLTIDGKEITVPKGTSVIEATELLGIEVPRFCWHPGLSVAGVCRFCMVKIEGMPKLQIACNTTCTEGMKVTTTSDDVKDAHKWALEFHLINHPLDCPICDQAGECELQNYYMKVGKYSSQMDEDKVLKPKALDVGDNLVLDTERCILCSRCVRFEDEVTKTSSLGIFNRGDHSVIGTFPNRKIQHNYSYNIVDICPVGAFTAKDFRFKCRVWFLSETKTICPGCSTGCNVTLFQNKNQRQYYRLKPRKNKEVNGHWMCDYGRTMYEHLNAEERLAVPLAGGKSLSWSDVNKKLTEKLATYKGKSEKVALVLTPQYTNEEYQVILETLKNVIGVQFKTFIWRDPSEKLNDFDGILFRGDKNPNTAGLKQVLENQSISAVSLGDSFAPLAEQHAEVVFVFGPEMEKSYTQYANEINRFAELPNVIYFGSSKNPATKKFSLVIPTKVFAEKNGTFVNYNGINQKLKANPPVFPAMLGIEDIFSAIKI
- a CDS encoding NuoI/complex I 23 kDa subunit family protein encodes the protein MGYINVSKDPQKSLKNGYLTTTLLGLGQTISTFAKQLLKLEESVTVQWPEVEYKYSERFKGAHFLTKRPNGEVRCTACFLCATNCPAQCITIVAGQAKDNGIEKYPVRFEIDILRCVFCGYCEEACPVDAIRLGSEYSMAGMPEQKWVYTKDYLLNRPENKKRLGDKQISRKEENTKDESVKSQLPNIHRAHSSHH
- a CDS encoding metallophosphoesterase yields the protein MKKINLIAMLSLFAVSCSTKSNEFQAEKEKNVLAVSDIHYNPFSLCDAEKADNKLSTSESKCNALMKELNSAEVKDWDKVFAKYLTSEKVSTINSNTNFGLYQKFLTQLETVAKSENIDFVVILGDFLTHGFHQKLNDYAKLTQQNEVESFIKKTFEYISITVNAKLPKDVEVFPVIGNNDSYKANYNFDNPKSSNFYKDLSVIWGSNAKQLTKSKTFVTEGGYYTINLADKKLSIVALNTNMLSNKAQSVDGSDIDSSAKNQLNWFSDLFKAAEKTNNNENKDNKDEFRIPAENKVLVISHIPNGIDGYASSVSKDGSAVPFWKSEVHSNSYLNILKTNSQRISGILVGHTHHDGFQMIDASKSLSSSSVPSLTSLRNNPGFKIFKLNKENTLIDSKVHSYDLNEQKWDENPKSFSELHTSAGHLTHGYEILLSAWSKDTNQADEHYLKRLVLNADHKTLVQKWKHYFCAAGNGMTIKDFNDCYKKVTEKN